One Synergistota bacterium DNA window includes the following coding sequences:
- the purE gene encoding 5-(carboxyamino)imidazole ribonucleotide mutase has protein sequence MGSKSDLETVSKAFKVLKELEIPYEIRILSAHRTPEELLSYIKEAERKGVKVFIAAAGGAAHLPGVIASHTTLPVIGLPVKSPDLGGLDSLLSMVQMPSGVPVAVVGINRSENAALLAAQVLSIENDDIRKAISERRKKIREKVISANMEVKELVRGKNEEG, from the coding sequence ATGGGAAGCAAATCCGACTTAGAAACCGTATCCAAAGCATTCAAGGTATTAAAAGAGCTCGAGATCCCTTACGAGATAAGGATACTGTCCGCACATCGTACTCCAGAAGAGCTACTAAGCTATATCAAGGAAGCTGAGAGAAAAGGGGTTAAGGTATTCATAGCTGCTGCAGGGGGAGCCGCCCATCTCCCCGGGGTGATCGCCTCCCACACAACCTTACCCGTCATAGGTCTTCCCGTGAAAAGCCCCGACCTCGGTGGGCTTGATTCTCTCCTCTCAATGGTTCAGATGCCCTCCGGCGTACCGGTAGCAGTGGTTGGGATAAATAGGTCGGAAAACGCCGCTCTCTTAGCTGCACAGGTCCTTTCTATAGAAAACGATGATATAAGAAAGGCAATTTCTGAAAGGAGAAAGAAGATAAGAGAGAAGGTTATATCCGCAAATATGGAGGTGAAAGAGCTTGTACGAGGGAAAAACGAAGAGGGTTGA